One Mycolicibacterium fluoranthenivorans DNA window includes the following coding sequences:
- the kdpF gene encoding K(+)-transporting ATPase subunit F, with protein sequence MSYDNIVGLVLAILLALFLFAALLFPERF encoded by the coding sequence GTGAGCTACGACAACATCGTCGGGCTGGTGCTCGCGATTCTCCTCGCACTGTTTCTCTTCGCCGCGCTGCTCTTCCCCGAGAGGTTCTAG
- the kdpA gene encoding potassium-transporting ATPase subunit KdpA, producing MTSEGAGILFLVTLIVALVAVHVPLGDYMYRVYSSERDLRGERLVYRLIGADPKAEQTWGAYARSVLAFSAVSILFLFVLQLVQGKLPLHLNDPATPMTPALAWNTAVSFVTNTNWQAYSGESTQGHLVQMAGLAVQNFVSAAVGMAVAMAFVRGLARRSTGELGNFWVDLVRGALRILLPLSIVGAIILIAGGAIQNFHLHDQVVNTLAGGQQTITGGPVASQEVIKELGTNGGGFYNVNSAHPFENPNAWTNWVEIFLLLVISFSLPRTYGRMVESKKQGYAIAAVMSVLAVISVGFMMLFQLQGHGTVPTAVGSAMEGVEQRFGVADSAVFADATTLTSTGAVDSFHDSYTSLGGMVALFNMQLGEVAPGGVGSGLYGMLILAIITVFIAGLMVGRTPEYLGKKITPREIKLAATYFLITPLIALTGTAIAMAMPGQRAGMLNTGPHGLSEVLYAFTSAANNNGSAFAGITVNTDWYNTALGLAMVFGRFLPIIFVLALAGALAKQGKTPESIGTLPTHRPQFVGMVAGVTLILVALTFLPMLALGPLAEGIH from the coding sequence CTGACTAGTGAGGGGGCGGGGATCCTGTTCCTCGTCACCCTGATCGTCGCCCTGGTGGCCGTACACGTGCCGCTCGGCGATTACATGTACCGGGTCTATTCGTCCGAGCGAGACCTGCGCGGCGAGCGGCTCGTCTACCGACTCATCGGTGCCGATCCGAAAGCGGAGCAGACCTGGGGTGCCTATGCCCGCAGCGTGCTCGCCTTCTCGGCCGTCAGCATCCTGTTCCTGTTCGTTCTCCAGCTCGTGCAGGGCAAGCTCCCGCTTCATCTGAACGATCCGGCGACGCCGATGACTCCGGCGCTGGCGTGGAACACGGCCGTGAGCTTCGTGACGAACACCAACTGGCAGGCCTACTCGGGTGAATCGACGCAGGGCCACCTCGTCCAGATGGCCGGCCTGGCCGTACAGAACTTCGTGTCCGCGGCGGTCGGTATGGCAGTCGCGATGGCCTTCGTCCGTGGCCTGGCCCGGCGCAGTACCGGTGAACTGGGCAACTTCTGGGTCGATCTGGTCCGCGGCGCGCTGCGCATCCTGCTGCCCCTGTCCATCGTCGGCGCCATCATCCTCATCGCGGGCGGCGCCATCCAGAACTTCCACCTGCACGATCAGGTGGTCAACACCCTGGCGGGCGGGCAGCAGACCATCACCGGCGGCCCCGTCGCCAGCCAAGAGGTGATCAAAGAACTCGGCACCAACGGCGGTGGTTTCTACAACGTCAACTCGGCGCACCCGTTCGAGAACCCCAACGCGTGGACCAACTGGGTGGAGATCTTCCTGCTGCTGGTCATCAGCTTCTCACTGCCCCGCACCTACGGGCGGATGGTGGAGAGCAAGAAGCAGGGGTACGCGATCGCGGCCGTGATGAGCGTGCTCGCCGTGATCAGCGTCGGTTTCATGATGCTGTTCCAGCTGCAAGGCCACGGCACCGTGCCCACCGCGGTCGGCTCGGCGATGGAAGGTGTGGAACAGCGCTTCGGCGTGGCCGATTCGGCCGTCTTCGCCGACGCCACGACGCTGACGTCCACCGGTGCCGTCGACTCGTTCCACGACTCCTACACCAGCCTGGGCGGCATGGTCGCGCTGTTCAACATGCAGCTCGGCGAGGTGGCGCCGGGCGGCGTCGGCTCGGGCCTGTACGGCATGCTCATCCTGGCCATCATCACCGTCTTCATCGCAGGCCTGATGGTCGGACGCACCCCCGAGTACCTCGGCAAGAAGATCACCCCGCGTGAAATCAAACTGGCTGCAACGTATTTCCTCATCACCCCGTTGATCGCACTGACCGGCACGGCCATCGCGATGGCGATGCCGGGCCAGCGCGCAGGCATGCTGAACACCGGCCCGCACGGCTTGTCCGAGGTGCTCTACGCCTTCACCTCGGCGGCCAACAACAACGGGTCGGCATTCGCGGGTATCACCGTCAACACCGACTGGTACAACACCGCGCTCGGCCTGGCCATGGTGTTCGGCAGGTTCCTGCCGATCATCTTCGTGCTCGCCCTGGCCGGCGCCCTGGCCAAACAGGGCAAGACCCCGGAGTCCATCGGCACCCTGCCGACGCATCGACCTCAGTTCGTCGGCATGGTTGCCGGTGTCACGCTGATCCTGGTCGCGCTCACCTTCTTGCCGATGCTTGCGCTCGGCCCCCTCGCTGAAGGAATTCACTGA
- the kdpB gene encoding potassium-transporting ATPase subunit KdpB has product MTTPTLESGHAQHKSQSTNRIQGGLLDPKLLWKSMPDALRKLDPRTLWRNPVMLIVEIGAVWSTILAIADPSWFGWLIVIWLWLTVVFANLAEAVAEGRGKAQAETLRKTKTSTMARRLIDWAPGRTATEEEVAAPLLQLGDHVVVEAGETIPGDGDVVQGIASVDESAITGESAPVIRESGGDRSAVTGGTVVLSDRIIVRITQKPGESFIDRMISLVEGANRQKTPNEIALNILLASLTLIFVFAVATLQPLAIYSKMNNPGVPDSLALTGNGVSGIVMVSLLVCLIPTTIGALLSAIGIAGMDRLVQRNVLAMSGRAVEAAGDVNTLLLDKTGTITLGNRQAAAFVPVTGVTAEALADAAQLSSLADETPEGRSIVVFAKEEYGLRARTPGELATAQWVEFTAQTRMSGVDLGTDHSLRKGAASSVADWVRNQGGQVSAELGEIVDGISAAGGTPLVVGQVLDGTASVLGVIHLKDVVKQGMRERFDEMRRMGIRTVMITGDNPLTAKAIADEAGVDDFLAEATPEDKMALIKKEQAGGKLVAMTGDGTNDAPALAQADVGVAMNTGTSAAKEAGNMVDLDSDPTKLIEIVEIGKQLLITRGALTTFSIANDIAKYFAIIPALFVTLFPGLDLLNIMRLHSPQSAILSAVIFNAIIIVALIPLSLRGVRYTPSSASKLLSRNLYVYGLGGIIAPFIGIKVIDLVIQFLPGM; this is encoded by the coding sequence ATGACCACCCCCACCCTCGAATCTGGGCACGCACAGCACAAATCGCAATCCACCAACCGCATTCAAGGCGGCTTGCTGGATCCGAAGCTGCTGTGGAAGTCGATGCCCGACGCACTGCGCAAGCTCGATCCGCGCACCTTGTGGCGCAACCCGGTCATGCTGATCGTCGAGATCGGTGCGGTGTGGAGCACGATCCTGGCGATCGCCGATCCCTCCTGGTTCGGCTGGCTGATCGTGATCTGGCTCTGGCTGACAGTCGTTTTCGCGAATCTCGCCGAAGCGGTTGCCGAAGGACGCGGTAAGGCTCAGGCCGAGACGCTGCGCAAGACGAAGACGTCGACCATGGCCCGTCGCCTCATCGACTGGGCCCCCGGCCGCACGGCCACCGAGGAAGAGGTCGCCGCTCCCCTGTTGCAACTGGGCGACCACGTGGTGGTCGAAGCCGGCGAGACCATCCCCGGCGACGGCGATGTCGTACAAGGCATTGCCTCCGTGGACGAATCCGCCATCACGGGTGAATCCGCGCCGGTGATCCGGGAATCCGGAGGTGACCGTTCCGCGGTGACCGGTGGCACCGTCGTGCTCTCCGATCGCATCATCGTCCGGATCACGCAGAAGCCGGGCGAGAGCTTCATCGACCGGATGATCTCCCTCGTCGAAGGGGCCAACCGGCAGAAGACGCCGAACGAGATCGCGCTGAACATCCTGCTGGCCTCGCTCACGCTCATCTTCGTGTTCGCCGTCGCGACGCTACAACCGCTCGCCATCTACTCGAAGATGAACAACCCCGGTGTGCCGGACAGCTTGGCCCTCACCGGCAACGGTGTGTCGGGCATCGTGATGGTCTCGCTGCTGGTGTGTTTGATTCCCACCACGATCGGCGCGCTGCTGTCCGCGATCGGCATCGCCGGGATGGACCGCCTGGTCCAGCGCAACGTGCTCGCCATGTCCGGTCGCGCGGTGGAAGCCGCCGGCGATGTGAACACGCTGCTGTTGGACAAGACCGGCACCATCACGCTGGGCAACCGGCAGGCTGCCGCGTTCGTCCCGGTCACCGGCGTGACCGCCGAGGCACTCGCCGATGCGGCCCAGCTGTCCAGCCTGGCCGACGAAACTCCGGAGGGCCGCTCGATCGTGGTCTTCGCCAAGGAGGAGTACGGGCTGCGGGCCCGGACTCCGGGCGAGCTGGCGACGGCGCAGTGGGTGGAATTCACCGCCCAGACCCGGATGTCGGGTGTGGATCTGGGCACCGATCACAGCCTGCGCAAGGGCGCGGCCAGCTCGGTCGCCGACTGGGTGCGCAACCAGGGTGGCCAGGTGTCCGCGGAGCTCGGCGAGATCGTCGACGGCATCTCCGCCGCCGGCGGGACCCCCCTCGTCGTCGGGCAGGTCCTGGACGGCACCGCCTCGGTCCTCGGTGTCATCCACCTGAAAGACGTCGTCAAGCAGGGTATGCGCGAACGCTTCGACGAGATGCGCCGGATGGGCATCCGCACGGTGATGATCACCGGCGATAACCCGTTGACCGCCAAGGCCATTGCCGATGAGGCAGGTGTCGATGACTTCCTCGCCGAGGCCACGCCGGAAGACAAGATGGCCCTGATCAAGAAGGAGCAGGCCGGCGGGAAGCTGGTCGCCATGACCGGTGACGGCACCAACGACGCACCCGCGTTGGCGCAGGCGGATGTCGGCGTGGCGATGAACACCGGTACGTCGGCGGCGAAAGAGGCCGGCAACATGGTCGACCTCGACTCGGATCCCACCAAACTCATCGAGATCGTCGAGATCGGCAAGCAGCTGCTCATCACCCGCGGGGCGCTCACGACGTTCTCGATCGCCAACGACATCGCCAAGTACTTCGCGATCATCCCCGCGCTGTTCGTCACGCTGTTCCCCGGTCTGGATCTGCTCAACATCATGCGGCTGCACAGTCCGCAGTCGGCGATCCTGTCCGCGGTCATCTTCAACGCGATCATCATCGTCGCGCTGATCCCGTTGTCGCTGCGCGGCGTTCGGTACACGCCCAGCAGTGCGTCGAAACTGTTGAGCCGCAACCTCTACGTCTACGGCTTGGGCGGAATCATCGCGCCGTTCATCGGCATCAAAGTCATCGACCTCGTAATCCAGTTCCTGCCAGGGATGTGA
- a CDS encoding potassium-transporting ATPase subunit C, producing the protein MNFSSLIRQHWAALRALLVLTVILGLAYPAFIWLIAQIPGLRENANGSIVDTGGKPVGSSLIGQSFTDAEGNALPQYFQSRPSAAGNGYDPLATSASNLGPESIVDTPGDPSLAKDDNGYKASLLTQVCQRSAAVGELEGVSGARPFCTGGGRGERSDGESVGAVLSVIGPRTASGDVVHPTRVVSVNEPCETTKTPFLSTYEGARVECATFGEDYAIGQIVPIRGAAPDDPAVPADAVTASASGLDPHISPAYAAIQVDRIAKARGVSPDLIRTAVADNTAGRTLGYFGEPRVNVLMLNVELDEKYPVKS; encoded by the coding sequence ATGAACTTCTCCAGTTTGATTCGTCAGCACTGGGCCGCGCTCCGCGCCCTGCTCGTGCTCACCGTGATCCTCGGTCTCGCCTACCCGGCCTTCATCTGGCTCATCGCCCAGATCCCCGGGCTGCGTGAGAATGCCAACGGGTCCATCGTCGACACCGGTGGGAAACCGGTGGGCAGCAGCCTGATCGGGCAGTCCTTCACCGACGCGGAGGGCAACGCACTGCCACAGTACTTCCAGAGCCGGCCGTCGGCCGCGGGCAACGGCTATGACCCACTCGCCACCAGCGCGAGCAACCTGGGACCGGAGAGCATCGTCGACACACCCGGTGACCCGTCGCTTGCCAAGGACGACAACGGATATAAGGCCAGCCTGCTCACGCAGGTCTGCCAACGCAGCGCCGCCGTGGGTGAGCTCGAAGGTGTCAGCGGGGCCCGCCCGTTCTGCACCGGCGGCGGCCGGGGCGAACGGAGCGACGGGGAAAGCGTCGGGGCCGTGCTCTCGGTGATCGGACCCCGCACCGCATCCGGCGACGTCGTCCATCCCACGCGGGTGGTCAGTGTCAACGAACCGTGCGAGACGACGAAGACCCCGTTTCTGAGCACCTATGAGGGCGCCCGCGTCGAATGCGCGACGTTCGGTGAGGATTACGCCATCGGCCAGATCGTGCCGATCCGGGGCGCCGCCCCCGACGACCCCGCCGTACCCGCGGACGCCGTCACCGCCAGCGCCAGCGGCCTGGATCCGCACATCTCCCCCGCGTACGCCGCCATCCAGGTGGACCGGATCGCCAAGGCCCGGGGTGTCTCACCCGACCTCATCCGCACGGCCGTCGCGGACAACACCGCCGGCCGCACCCTCGGGTACTTCGGAGAACCGCGGGTCAACGTATTGATGCTGAATGTGGAGCTGGACGAGAAGTATCCCGTGAAGAGTTGA
- a CDS encoding sensor histidine kinase, with the protein MRIYLGAAPGVGKTFSMLGEARRRLERGTDVVAAVVETHGRKKTAELLDGIEIVAPRYIEYRGGRFPELDVPAVIARHPEVVLVDELAHTNTPGSVNAKRWQDVEELLDAGIDVISTVNVQHLESLNDVVTQITGIEQQEKVPDEVVRAADQIELVDITPEALRRRLSHGNVYGPERIDAALSNYFRRGNLTALRELALLWLADQVDAALSKYRADNKITDTWEARERVVVAVTGGAESETLVRRASRIASKSSAELMVVHVVRGDGLSGIAAPQMGKVRELVTSLGATLHTVVGDDVPAALLDFAREMNATQLVLGTSRRSRWARMFDEGIGASVVQQSGKIDVHMVTHPEAKRPRSYSSVASWQKHLLSWLAAAIVPSVICAITSLWLDPFLGIGGESALFFIGVLVVALLGGVAPAALSALLSGLLLNYFLVNPRYTFTIAEPDSAVTVVVLLLVAVAVAALVDGAASRAREATRASQEAELLALFAGSVLRGADLGMLLERVRETYAQRAVSLVRDGPDGPATVACVGKDPCVEVDDADTAVEAGDDEFWMLLSGRKLSARDRRVLGAVAKQAAGLVKQRELTEEASQAEAIAQADELRRSLLSAVSHDLRTPLAAAKAAVSSLRSSDVDFSAEDTSELLATIEESVDQLTALVGNLLDSSRLAAGAVRPELRRVYLEETVQRALLGISKGVTGFPRKELDRVKVEVGDAVVMADSGLLERVLANLVDNALRYSPVNRPVRVTAGQVGDRVLIAVVDEGPGIPRGTEDQLFEPFQRLGDRDTSTGVGLGLSVARGFVEAMGGTITATDTPGGGLTIEIDLAATAKDVHA; encoded by the coding sequence CTGCGCATCTACCTGGGTGCCGCCCCGGGCGTCGGGAAGACCTTCTCGATGCTCGGGGAGGCACGTCGCAGGCTCGAACGCGGCACCGACGTGGTCGCGGCCGTCGTCGAGACCCACGGCCGCAAGAAGACCGCCGAGCTGCTCGACGGGATCGAGATCGTCGCGCCGCGGTACATCGAGTACCGCGGCGGGCGGTTTCCCGAACTCGACGTGCCCGCGGTCATCGCCCGGCACCCGGAGGTGGTGCTGGTCGACGAACTGGCCCACACCAACACTCCGGGCAGCGTGAACGCCAAGCGCTGGCAGGACGTCGAAGAACTACTCGACGCAGGGATCGACGTCATCTCGACGGTCAACGTCCAGCACCTGGAGAGCCTCAACGACGTGGTCACCCAGATCACCGGAATCGAGCAACAGGAGAAGGTCCCCGACGAGGTGGTGCGCGCGGCCGATCAGATCGAGTTGGTCGACATCACCCCGGAAGCACTGCGGCGCAGGTTATCCCACGGAAATGTGTACGGCCCCGAGCGTATCGATGCGGCGCTGTCCAACTACTTCCGGCGCGGAAATCTGACGGCACTGCGGGAACTGGCGCTGCTGTGGCTCGCCGACCAGGTCGACGCCGCGCTGTCGAAGTACCGGGCCGACAACAAGATCACCGACACCTGGGAGGCGCGCGAACGCGTGGTCGTCGCCGTGACCGGTGGCGCCGAGTCGGAAACCCTGGTGCGACGGGCGTCGCGCATCGCGTCCAAATCCAGCGCCGAACTGATGGTCGTGCACGTCGTGCGGGGTGACGGCCTGTCGGGTATCGCGGCCCCGCAGATGGGCAAGGTGCGAGAACTCGTGACCAGCCTCGGCGCGACACTGCACACCGTGGTCGGTGACGACGTCCCGGCCGCGCTGCTGGACTTCGCCCGCGAGATGAACGCCACCCAGCTGGTGCTCGGGACCTCCCGGCGGTCCCGCTGGGCGCGCATGTTCGACGAGGGCATCGGCGCGTCGGTGGTCCAGCAGTCCGGGAAGATCGACGTTCACATGGTCACCCACCCGGAGGCCAAGCGGCCGCGCTCGTACTCTTCGGTGGCGTCGTGGCAGAAGCATCTGCTGTCCTGGCTGGCCGCCGCGATCGTTCCCAGCGTCATCTGCGCCATCACCTCGCTGTGGCTCGACCCCTTCCTCGGTATCGGCGGCGAGAGCGCGCTGTTCTTCATCGGGGTGCTGGTGGTGGCGCTGCTCGGCGGCGTGGCGCCCGCCGCGCTGTCGGCGCTGCTGTCCGGTCTGTTGCTGAACTACTTCCTCGTCAATCCCCGCTACACGTTCACCATCGCCGAACCGGACAGCGCCGTAACTGTCGTGGTGCTGCTGCTCGTGGCCGTCGCCGTGGCCGCGCTGGTCGACGGCGCCGCCAGTCGGGCCCGCGAGGCGACGCGCGCGTCACAGGAAGCCGAACTGCTCGCCCTGTTCGCGGGATCGGTTCTGCGCGGGGCGGATCTGGGCATGCTGCTGGAACGCGTCCGCGAGACGTACGCCCAGCGGGCGGTCAGCCTGGTCCGCGACGGACCAGACGGGCCGGCGACGGTGGCGTGCGTGGGCAAGGACCCGTGCGTGGAGGTCGATGACGCCGACACGGCGGTGGAAGCCGGTGACGACGAGTTCTGGATGCTGCTGTCCGGCCGCAAGCTCTCGGCCCGGGATCGCCGCGTGCTGGGTGCGGTCGCCAAACAGGCGGCCGGCCTGGTCAAACAACGCGAATTGACCGAAGAGGCAAGCCAGGCCGAGGCGATCGCCCAGGCCGACGAACTGCGGCGCTCGCTGTTGTCCGCGGTGAGCCACGATCTGCGGACCCCGCTGGCCGCCGCGAAGGCAGCGGTGTCCAGTCTGCGGAGCAGCGATGTCGATTTCTCCGCGGAGGACACGTCCGAACTGCTGGCCACCATCGAAGAATCCGTCGATCAGCTCACCGCCCTGGTGGGCAATCTGCTCGATTCGTCGCGGTTGGCGGCGGGGGCGGTCCGCCCCGAACTACGCCGGGTCTATCTGGAAGAGACCGTGCAGCGCGCACTGCTCGGCATCAGCAAGGGAGTCACCGGTTTCCCGCGCAAAGAGCTCGACCGGGTCAAGGTCGAGGTGGGCGATGCCGTCGTCATGGCCGACAGCGGCCTGCTCGAGCGGGTACTGGCCAATCTGGTCGACAACGCGTTGCGCTACTCGCCGGTGAACAGACCGGTGCGGGTCACCGCCGGCCAGGTCGGTGACCGGGTACTCATCGCCGTCGTCGACGAGGGGCCCGGTATCCCCCGTGGCACCGAGGATCAGCTGTTCGAACCCTTCCAGCGCCTTGGCGATCGCGACACCAGCACCGGCGTCGGCCTCGGCCTCTCGGTGGCCCGCGGCTTCGTCGAAGCAATGGGCGGCACGATCACCGCAACCGACACCCCCGGCGGCGGGCTGACCATCGAGATCGACTTGGCCGCAACAGCAAAGGATGTCCACGCATGA
- a CDS encoding response regulator produces MTRVLVIDDEPQILRALRINLSVRGYEVTTAATGAEALRSAADHRPDVVVLDLGLPDMSGIEVLAGLRGWMSAPVIVLSARSDSSDKVEALDAGADDYVTKPFGMDEFLARLRAAVRRGTAAAETDEPVIETSSFTVDLSAKQVTRNGVEVHLTPTEWGILEMLVRNRGKLVGREELLKEVWGPAYAKETHYLRVYLAQLRRKLEDDPSHPVHLLTEAGMGYRFQQ; encoded by the coding sequence ATGACCCGGGTGCTCGTCATCGACGATGAACCACAGATCCTGCGGGCGCTGCGGATCAACCTGTCCGTCCGCGGGTACGAGGTGACCACGGCGGCCACCGGGGCCGAGGCCCTGCGGTCGGCCGCCGATCACCGTCCGGATGTCGTGGTCCTGGATCTGGGCCTGCCGGACATGTCCGGTATCGAGGTGCTGGCAGGGTTACGAGGTTGGATGAGCGCGCCGGTGATCGTCCTCTCCGCGCGCAGCGACTCCTCGGACAAGGTCGAGGCGCTGGACGCCGGCGCCGACGATTACGTGACCAAACCCTTCGGCATGGACGAGTTCCTGGCCCGCCTGCGCGCGGCCGTACGCCGGGGCACGGCGGCGGCCGAGACCGACGAGCCCGTCATCGAAACCTCCTCCTTCACCGTGGACCTTTCCGCGAAGCAGGTCACCAGGAACGGCGTCGAGGTGCATCTGACGCCGACCGAGTGGGGCATCCTGGAGATGCTGGTGCGCAACCGCGGCAAGCTGGTGGGCCGTGAGGAGTTGCTCAAGGAGGTGTGGGGTCCGGCCTACGCCAAGGAAACGCACTATCTGCGGGTGTACCTGGCGCAGTTGCGGCGAAAGCTCGAAGACGATCCCTCACACCCGGTCCATCTGCTCACCGAAGCGGGGATGGGTTACCGGTTCCAGCAGTAG
- a CDS encoding class I SAM-dependent methyltransferase: protein MTEDWRATNLANWESRVPLHTGPDGYDLAGFDDPAHLSDVVRYDLPRLGRLDGLDVVHLQCHIGTDTVSLARLGAKSVTGIDFSPSALAAARQLAKGAATFVESDVYDAVGDFDLVYTGIGAICWLPDIRRWADTVAGLLRPGGRLFMREGHPVLWAMCDPRPDGLLVLEYPYFETDGVVFVEHDSYAGSGTLDSPTLVHFNHGLGEIFTALTAAGLIVTALEEHREVPWNPLGEAMIPSSEHPGEFVLAEGRDRIPLTYTLQAVKPATAGTGNPSPLR, encoded by the coding sequence GTGACCGAGGACTGGCGCGCGACGAATCTGGCGAACTGGGAATCCCGGGTGCCCCTGCACACCGGGCCGGACGGGTATGACCTCGCGGGCTTCGACGACCCCGCCCACCTCTCCGACGTGGTCCGCTATGACCTACCCCGGCTGGGCCGGCTCGACGGACTGGATGTCGTTCACCTGCAATGCCATATCGGCACCGACACCGTCTCGCTCGCCCGTCTGGGCGCGAAATCGGTGACTGGTATCGACTTCTCGCCGTCCGCGCTGGCGGCGGCGCGCCAACTGGCGAAGGGGGCCGCGACCTTCGTCGAGTCCGATGTCTACGACGCGGTCGGCGATTTCGATCTGGTCTACACCGGTATCGGCGCGATCTGCTGGCTGCCCGACATCCGAAGGTGGGCCGACACCGTCGCAGGCCTGTTGCGGCCCGGCGGACGGTTGTTTATGCGCGAGGGACATCCGGTGCTGTGGGCGATGTGCGATCCGCGGCCGGACGGATTGTTGGTGCTGGAGTACCCGTACTTCGAGACCGACGGCGTCGTGTTCGTCGAGCACGACAGCTACGCCGGCTCCGGCACCCTGGACTCCCCGACGTTGGTGCACTTCAATCATGGTCTCGGCGAGATCTTCACGGCGCTCACCGCCGCCGGACTGATCGTCACCGCGCTTGAGGAGCACCGCGAAGTACCGTGGAATCCGCTGGGCGAGGCCATGATCCCGAGCAGCGAACACCCGGGCGAGTTCGTGCTGGCCGAGGGGCGGGACCGAATCCCGTTGACCTACACTCTGCAGGCGGTCAAGCCGGCTACTGCTGGAACCGGTAACCCATCCCCGCTTCGGTGA
- a CDS encoding HNH endonuclease signature motif containing protein: MAELLEVQSALESVNRRIPAVQHRVMAAVKAQSSPGELGARSWADALGIRLRISHTEACRRLSEGELLGPRRSVTGEPLEPVYPGTAAALARGELTGEHVRIITHTMKKIPPVVDDRTRADAETDLAAVAAVQTPEALRKAAALLLELLDPDGPEPNDEDTVARREMLRNVTLGPQDADGMSDLRAKVTPEFRAYLEPIFAKLAARGMCNPDDAHPCVKGTPPAEVSAADTRSLGQRQHDALMTLARGALAAGELGEHNGLPVTVVVTTTLTELETAAGVAHTGGGSTVPMRDLIRMAGHARHYLSIFDDHTAVPLHLGRTKRIASPGQRLVLHARDRGCTFPGCAIPGYLCQTHHAETDYGAGGHTDITNLGLACGPHNRLVTERGWTTRIRADGRVEWIPPPLLDTGQPRVNPLHHSEDLFHGGDDDG, from the coding sequence GTGGCTGAGCTGTTGGAGGTGCAGTCAGCCCTGGAGTCGGTGAACCGGCGGATCCCGGCGGTGCAACACCGGGTGATGGCGGCGGTGAAGGCGCAGTCCAGTCCGGGCGAGTTGGGTGCGCGCAGCTGGGCCGACGCGTTGGGGATCCGACTGCGGATCTCGCACACCGAAGCCTGCCGCCGGTTGAGCGAGGGTGAGTTGTTGGGCCCGCGCCGCTCGGTGACCGGCGAACCGCTCGAGCCGGTGTACCCGGGCACCGCCGCGGCCCTGGCCCGCGGCGAACTGACCGGCGAGCATGTCCGGATCATCACCCACACCATGAAGAAGATCCCGCCCGTGGTGGATGACCGGACCCGCGCCGACGCCGAGACCGACCTGGCCGCTGTCGCCGCCGTGCAGACGCCGGAGGCGTTGCGTAAGGCAGCCGCACTGCTGCTCGAGTTGCTCGACCCCGACGGGCCCGAACCCAATGACGAGGACACCGTGGCGCGCCGGGAGATGCTGCGCAACGTGACGCTGGGCCCACAGGACGCCGACGGGATGAGCGATCTACGCGCCAAAGTCACCCCGGAATTCCGGGCCTATCTCGAACCGATCTTCGCCAAGCTCGCCGCCAGAGGCATGTGCAATCCCGACGATGCGCACCCGTGTGTGAAGGGCACCCCACCCGCCGAGGTCAGTGCCGCCGACACCCGCAGCCTCGGGCAGCGCCAGCACGACGCCTTGATGACGCTCGCCCGCGGCGCGCTGGCGGCCGGTGAGTTGGGCGAGCACAACGGACTACCGGTGACCGTGGTCGTCACCACCACGCTGACCGAGCTGGAAACCGCGGCCGGGGTCGCCCACACCGGCGGCGGATCCACTGTGCCGATGCGCGATCTGATCCGGATGGCCGGGCACGCCCGCCATTATCTGAGCATCTTCGACGACCACACCGCGGTGCCACTACACCTGGGTCGCACCAAACGCATCGCCTCCCCCGGCCAGCGACTGGTCCTGCACGCCCGCGACCGCGGCTGCACCTTCCCGGGCTGCGCCATTCCCGGCTACCTGTGCCAAACACATCACGCCGAGACCGACTACGGCGCCGGCGGGCACACCGACATCACCAACTTGGGCCTGGCCTGCGGCCCGCACAACCGCCTCGTCACAGAACGCGGCTGGACAACCCGCATCCGAGCCGACGGCCGCGTCGAATGGATACCACCACCGCTGCTGGACACCGGCCAGCCACGGGTGAACCCTCTGCACCACTCCGAAGATCTCTTCCACGGCGGCGACGACGACGGTTGA